From Vidua chalybeata isolate OUT-0048 chromosome 25, bVidCha1 merged haplotype, whole genome shotgun sequence, one genomic window encodes:
- the LOC128799942 gene encoding cAMP-dependent protein kinase inhibitor beta-like has protein sequence MTEVEPVLDFASSGRTGRRNALPDILGSPAGVSPADLPLKLAEMSLSAGSAQDMQSPSAEVPSPQPPSPELKDTS, from the exons ATGACCGAGGTGGAACCCGTGCTGGACTTCGCATCCTCCGGCAGGACGGGCCGGCGCAATGCCCTGCCCGACATCCTGGGCTCGCCCGCCGGCGTCAGCCCCGCCGACCTGCCCCTCAAACTGGCCGAGATGTCCCTGAGCGCAG GCAGTGCCCAGGACATGCAGTCGCCCTCAGCGGAGGTGccctccccgcagccccccagccccgagcTGAAGGACACGTCCTAA
- the FABP3 gene encoding fatty acid-binding protein, heart — MVDAFVGTWKLVDTNNFDEYMKALGVGFATRQVAGFTKPTTVIELNGDKVTVKTQSTFKNTEITFKLGEEFDETTADDRHVKSLVTLDGGKLVHVQKWDGKETTLVRELKDGKLILTLTMGNVVSTRTYEKET; from the exons ATGGTCGACGCCTTCGTGGGCACCTGGAAGCTGGTGGACACCAACAATTTCGATGAGTACATGAAGGCGCTGG GCGTGGGCTTCGCCACGCGGCAAGTGGCCGGCTTCACCAAGCCCACCACCGTCATCGAGCTGAACGGCGACAAGGTCACCGTGAAGACCCAGAGCACCTTCAAGAACACCGAGATCACCTTCAAGCTGGGCGAGGAGTTCGACGAGACCACGGCGGACGACAGGCACGTCAAG TCCTTGGTCACACTGGATGGAGGCAAACTCGTCCACGTGCAGAAGTGGGACGGGAAGGAGACAACGCTGGTCCGAGAGCTGAAGGATGGGAAGTTAATTTTG ACTCTCACCATGGGCAACGTCGTCTCCACCCGCACCTACGAGAAGGAGACATAG